In a single window of the Cryptococcus tetragattii IND107 chromosome 1, whole genome shotgun sequence genome:
- a CDS encoding gamma-glutamyltransferase yields the protein MPALTASPPEHNENAPLLASPSLEAGTSRPPTPPPPWQFWNRPPFRRVHFADNDQLVPPASIRSESEISADTNEGYGSGPKYPRPRLQHEENMGQWMLYCLLILVGMFLGALFSRSWLREGDPRDMPMVPPVWTLPPPTGLPRNDAYLINATTAAVASEDVTCSNLGLSILQDKNGSAVDAAITTTLCVGLLNAFSSGIGGGGFMVVHVPETHKVNDQVLRGIGYDGELEDGRVVALDFRETSPSQCEKDTYGTHKAGRMAAQVGGLAIGVPGELRGLEAAHKLYGTLPWKDVVMPVAELAKGWRVSRELARRLRLFGEFMLSSPTWSAVYAPRGAMLVEGDFIQRLNYGKTLEKIAEEGASAFYQGEIAESSIKTIAKAGGVMTLDDLKSFKALSYPAIHSTFMDKEIYTTSAPSSGGILLGLLNILEPLNITSDGGLKNPLNVHRFLEALKFAFGARSWVTDPAFAKDKKRLEEVYTKEWADGIREKITDNETHSADYYGLQYDTPIDHGTTHLSAVDKWGGAASVTSTINLIWGSHVMDPKTGVIFNDEQDDFAVPGAPDAFGLWPSPWNYPAPGKKPLSSTSASIILNPTTHSSRPSSSSSSSSSSLYAVIGGSGGSRIFPSVAQVLINLFSGLDISESVEAYRVHNQIVPDLTTIEVGPEGVDQGIVKALKKRGHHVGEFDVNIGISEVQAIVVEDGHIFAASDSRKNGIAAGY from the exons ATGCCGGCCCTTACCGCCTCCCCGCCCGAGCACAATGAGAACGCCCCCCTCCTTGCATCCCCCAGCCTCGAAGCCGGCACCTCCCGGCCCCCGacgcctccacctccatgGCAGTTTTGGAACCGTCCGCCATTCCGCCGTGTACATTTCGCTGACAACGACCAGCTTGTTCCGCCGGCCTCTATCCGTTCAGAAAGCGAAATCAGTGCGGATACAAACGAAGGGTATGGCAGCGGCCCCAAGTATCCTCGTCCACGACTGCAGCATGAGGAGAACATGGGCCAGTGGATGTTGTACTGTCTGTTAATACTCGTCGGAATGTTTCTCGGagccctcttctccaggAGCTGGttgagggaaggggatCCCCGAGATATGCCCATGGTACCTCCCGTGTGGACATTGCCTCCT CCCACTGGTCTCCCCAGGAACGATGCGTACCTTATCAATGCCACAACGGCTGCCGTCGCTTCTGAGGATGTCACCTGTTCCAATCTCGGtctttccatcttgcaAGACAAGAATGGTTCGGCTGTTGATGCTGCCATCACTACAACGCTCTGTGTCGGTCTCCTGAACGCCTTTTCTTCAGGTatcggtggtggtggcttCATGGTTGTCCACGTACCAGAGACGCACAAGGTAAACGATCAAGTGCTCCGTGGTATAGGGTATGATGGTGAGCTGGAGGATGGCCGAGTGGTTGCCTTGGACTTTAGAGAAACCAGTCCTTCCCAGTGTGAGAAGGATACGTATGGGACTCACAAGGCGGGAAGAATGGCTGCGCAGGTCGGTGGTTTGGCTATCGGTGTTCCTGGAGAGCTTAGAGGCTTAGAGGCTG CTCACAAGCTTTATGGGACTTTACCTTGGAAGGATGTAGTCATGCCCGTAGCAGAACTGGCAAAGGGATGGCGGGTATCCCGTGAACTTGCCAGGCGTCTTCGT CTTTTCGGCGAGTTTATGCTCTCCTCGCCCACTTGGTCAGCAGTATATGCTCCCCGAGGAGCCATGCTTGTGGAAGGAGACTTTATCCAGAGGTTAAACTATGGCAAGACTTTGGAAAAGATtgcggaagaaggtgcTAGTGCATTTTACCAAGGCGAAATTGCTGAGAGCAGCATAAAGACCATTGCCAAGGCCGGTGGTGTCATGACCTTGGATGAT CTTAAATCATTCAAAGCGCTTTCTTACCCTGCGATTCACTCCACCTTTATGGACAAAGAGATTTACACCACCTCTGCGCCTTCCTCTGGCGGGATCCTGCTCGGATTGCTCAACATCCTTGAGCCGCTAAACATCACTTCCGACGGCGGTCTCAAAAACCCTCTCAACGTCCATCGTTTCCTCGAGGCGCTCAAATTCGCTTTTGGAGCTAGGTCATGGGTGACGGATCCCGCTTTTGCcaaggataagaagaggCTTGAAGAAGTTTACACCAAGGAATGGGCTGACGGGATTCGAGAAAAGATTACAGAT AATGAGACACACTCTGCCGATTATTATGGACTTCAGTACGACACCCCTATCGATCACGGAACGACGCATCTTAGCGCTGTAGACAAGTGGGGCGGGGCCGCAAGTGTGACTTCAACG ATCAATCTTATCTGGGGAAGCCATGTCATGGATCCCAAGACGGgtgtcatcttcaacgACGAGCAGG ATGATTTTGCTGTTCCCGGAGCTCCTGATGCATTCGGTCTGTGGCCCAGTCCGTGGAATTACCCTGCGCCCGGCAAAAA GCCACTATCCTCCACATCcgcctccatcatcctcaaccccACTACGCATTCTTCCcgtccttcatcatcatcatcatcttcttcttcttcgttgtACGCAGTCATCGGCGGTTCAGGCGGCTCACGCATCTTCCCCTCCGTTGCCCAAGTCTTAATCAACCTCTTTTCGGGGCTCGATATCTCCGAATCGGTTGAAGCGTACAGGGTACATAACCAGATCGTGCCGGATCTGACGACCATCGAAGTCGGGCCGGAGGGAGTGGATCAAGGTATTGTCAAggcgttgaagaagaggggtcATCATGTTGGGGAGTTTGATGTGAATATTGGTATCTCTGAAG TGCAAGCGATTGTGGTAGAGGATGGACATATCTTTGCTGCTAGTGATTCCAGGAAGAACGGTATAGCTGCAGGTTATTAA